From one Oncorhynchus clarkii lewisi isolate Uvic-CL-2024 chromosome 6, UVic_Ocla_1.0, whole genome shotgun sequence genomic stretch:
- the LOC139411302 gene encoding MAP kinase-activating death domain protein-like isoform X5, which yields MEKKKMCPRLLDYLVVVGARQPSTDTGSQTPQLLRRYPLEDHPDFPLSPDVVFFCQPEGCQSIRQRRVSLRDDASFVFALTDKDSGITRYGICVNFYRSFQRGGHRRDKAGSGGTAAQTAEATSEGSDGSGGCPTASTLPAPASADTTATSTPGTEPGPPGGEPNAGRSPRHKRSTAKMVNRNRDSTLTSLCMISHYPFFSTFRECLYILKRMVDCCSHRLTQRAGLPRGTQRDTMWRVFTGALLVEEKGSQLLADLREIESWVYRLLRSPVPVAGQRRVDVEVLPHEMQPSLTFALPDNSRFSMVDFPLHLPLELLGVDACLMVLSCILLEHKVVLQSRDYNALTMSVMAFVAMIYPLEYMFPVIPLLPTCMASAEQLLLAPTPYIIGVPASFFLYKSDFKMPDDIWLVDLDCNKVKAPTNAEHLPPLPEPESTELKKHLKQALASMSLNTQPILNLEKFQEGQELPLLPPGQNKASPSSTEFNPLIYGNDVDSVDVATRVAMVRFFNSPNVLQGFQMHTRTLRLFPRPVVAFQATSFLASRPRRSGFAEKLSHTQAVEYYGEWALNPTNLAFQRIHNNVYDPSLIGDKGKWYAHQLQPVFYRVYDSSSQLAEAMSGPLEDEANDSDPTDDSSDSEAGYDDSSSSYSSLGDLVNEMIKCDIQGDTPNLDPPTHAALGDASEVEFQDFQEFKGEGPLPQEKALPEGGDGPPEPPDGQALRSSSSTTASSSPSTIIQGVNNEQAEPVEMEALASAALQNPAPGLGVLPFSRPPPDAAPVGPANKKGEYDNPYFEPQYGFPAEEDPEAEDQEETYTPRFNQNLNGNKAQRLLRPSSLKLPGESDGEGDSRNSSPNSTISNNSSDGFGGLMSFASNLYKNHGTSFSLSNLSVPNKGGLREKAAGAGPFPNLKEYFNFDVEVDIEEDDSPTSSPGPDSPVFGLNSLMEIITEAGPGSGEGGARGPPRALVDQKSSVIKHSPTVKRESPSPQGRANNTSENQQFLKEVVQSVLEGQGVGWLNMKKVRRLLENEQLRVFVLSKLNRAVQSEEDVRQEVIRDVEISRKVYKGMLDILKCTVSSLEHSYTNAGLGGMASVFVLLEIARTHYQTKVDPEKRKRSPSDSASSPGSKGSPSPRMEGTKPPGLLPVPRLQLPHPTSGGKGTRHFDTRSLNEENFIASIGAEGAKKQHPELTDMEEKKSQISADSGLSITSGSQKSDTESVTSTEPPVLTRSTSQDSEASTVISNSSGETLGADSDLSSTAGEGLGGRQAPHLNLSRGTLSDSEIETNPATSSVFGKTQKMKSGVKEANAKLVPVLAKGPPAQPLEDISMRIYLCDGLLGRDKSSMWDQLEDAAMETFSLSKERSTLWDQVQFWEDAYLDAVMLEREGMGMDQGPQEMIDRYLSLGDHDRKRLEDDEDRLLATLLHNMIAYMLMVKVSKNDIRKKVRRLMGKSHIGLSHSQEINECLDKLANLNGRELSIRPSGSRHIKKQTFVVHAGTDTTGDIFFMEVCDDCIVLRSNIGTVYERWWYEKLINMTYCPKTKVLCLWRRNGQETQLNKFYTKKCRELYYCVKDSMERAAARQQSIKPGPELGGEFPVQDMKTGEGGLLQVTLEGINLKFMHSQVFIELNHIKKCNTVKGVFVLEEFVPETKEVVIHKYKTPMAHQICYSVLCLFSYVAAVKGKEAEGKSKLLSPRPLPS from the exons ATGGAGAAAAAGAAAATGTGCCCCCGTCTGCTGGACTACCTGGTGGTGGTCGGAGCCAG GCAGCCCAGCACTGATACCGGGTCCCAGACCCCCCAGCTCCTTCGACGCTACCCGCTGGAGGACCACCCGGACTTCCCCCTGTCCCCGGATGTGGTCTTCTTCTGTCAGCCTGAGGGATGCCAGAGCATCCGGCAGCGCCGGGTCAGCCTGCGTGACGACGCCTCCTTCGTCTTCGCACTCACTGATAAAGACTCGGGCATCACGCGCTACGGCATCTGCGTCAACTTCTACCGCTCCTTCCAGCGTGGGGGGCACCGCCGTGACAAGGCAGGTAGTGGTGGAACGGCGGCACAGACAGCGGAAGCGACCAGCGAGGGTTCCGATGGCAGCGGTGGCTGCCCCACTGCCTCCACGTTGCCGGCACCTGCCAGTGCCGACACAACAGCCACGTCCACGCCAGGCACGGAGCCGGGACCGCCCGGTGGTGAGCCAAATGCCGGCAGGTCCCCTCGGCACAAACGCAGCACTGCCAAAATGGTCAATCGGAACCGCGACAGCACGCTGACCTCGCTGTGCATGATCAGCCACTACCCCTTCTTCTCCACCTTTAGGGAGTGCCTGTACATCCTCAAGAGAATGGTGGACTGCTGCAGCCACAGGTTGACCCAGCGCGCCGGCCTGCCACGCGGAACTCAGAG GGACACCATGTGGCGCGTGTTCACGGGGGCCCTGTTGGTTGAGGAGAAGGGCAGCCAGCTGCTGGCTGACCTGCGGGAGATCGAGTCCTGGGTCTACCGCCTCCTGCGCTCTCCGGTGCCCGTGGCGGGCCAACGGCGCGTAGATGTGGAGGTGCTGCCCCACGAGATGCAGCCGTCACTCACCTTTGCCCTGCCCGACAACTCTCGCTTCTCCATGGTGGACTTTCCCCTGCACCTGCCCCTGGAGTTGCTGGGTGTGGATGCCTGCCTCATGGTGCTCAGCTGCATCCTGCTGGAGCACAAG GTGGTCCTCCAGTCGCGGGACTACAATGCCCTGACCATGAGTGTCATGGCGTTTGTAGCCATGATCTACCCCCTGGAGTACATGTTCCCTGTCATTCCTCTACTGCCCACCTGCATGGCCTCCGCTGAACAG CTTCTCCTTGCCCCCACCCCTTACATCATAGGTGTGCCTGCCAGCTTCTTCCTCTACAAATCCGATTTCAAAATGCCCGACGACATTTGGCTCGTGGACCTGGACTGTAACAAG GTCAAAGCACCCACCAATGCAGAGCACCTACCCCCTCTTCCCGAGCCGGAATCCACAGAACTCAAGAAACACCTGAAACAG GCCCTGGCCAGCATGAGTCTCAACACCCAACCCATTCTGAACCTGGAGAAGTTCCAGGAGGGCCAGGAGTTACCCCTGCTCCCCCCCGGCCAGAACAAGGCGTCGCCCTCCTCCACCGAGTTCAACCCCCTCATCTACGGCAACGACGTGGACTCTGTGGATGTGGCCACCAG GGTTGCCATGGTGCGGTTCTTCAACTCCCCCAACGTGCTCCAGGGTTTCcagatgcacacacgcacgctgCGCCTTTTTCCCCGGCCTGTGGTGGCTTTCCAGGCCACGTCCTTCCTGGCCTCGCGGCCCCGCCGCTCAGGCTTCGCTGAGAAGCTGTCGCACACCCAGGCCGTGGAGTACTACGGCGAGTGGGCTCTCAACCCCACCAACCTGGCCTTTCAGAGGATCCACAACA ACGTGTATGACCCATCTTTGATCGGAGACAAGGGCAAGTGGTACGCCCACCAGCTGCAGCCGGTGTTCTACCGCGTGTACGACAGCAGCTCCCAGCTGGCCGAGGCCATGAGCGGACCCCTAGAGGATGAGGCTAATGACTCGGACCCCACAGAcgaca GCAGCGACAGCGAGGCTGGCTACGACGACTCCAGCTCTTCCTACTCGTCACTTGGAGACTTGGTGAACGAAATGATCAAATGTGACATCCAAGGGGACACGCCAA ACCTGGATCCCCCTACCCACGCTGCCCTGGGAGATGCCAGCGAAGTGGAGTTCCAGGACTTCCAGGAGTTCAAGGGAGAGGGTCCCCTCCCTCAAGAGAAGGCACTGCCCGAGGGGGGCGATGGACCTCCTGAACCTCCTGATGGACAAGCCCTCCGCTCGAGCTCCAGCACAACcgccagctccagccccagcacAATCATCCAGGGAGTCAACAAT GAGCAGGCAGAACCAGTGGAAATGGAGGCGTTGGCCAGTGCAGCTCTACAGAACCCTGCCCCGGGATTGGGCGTTCTGCCCTTCTCCAGACCTCCTCCAGACGCTGCCCCTGTGGGACCAGCCAATAAGAAGGGAGAGTACGACAACCCCTACTTTGAGCCTCAGTATGGCTTCCCTGCTGAGGAGGACCCTGAGGCAGAAGACCAAGAGGAGACGTACACGCCCCGGTTCAACCAGAACCTCAACGGCAACAA AGCCCAACGCCTCCTGAGGCCCAGCAGCCTAAAGCTGCCCGGAGAGTCGGACGGAGAGGGCGACTCCCGCAACAGTTCTCCAAATTCCACCATCTCCAACAACAGCAGCGATGGCTTTGGGGGCCTCATGTCCTTTGCTA GTAATCTGTACAAGAACCACGGCACCAGCTTCAGCCTCTCCAACCTGTCTGTACCCAATAAGGGGGGGCTGAGGGAGAAGGCCGCTGGGGCTGGGCCCTTCCCCAATCTCAAAG AATATTTTAATTTTGACGTAGAGGTCGACATTGAGGAAG ATGACAGCCCGACTAGTAGCCCTGGCCCAGACAGTCCGG TATTTGGACTAAATTCTCTAATGGAGATAATTACAGAGGCCGGCCCGGGGAGCGGAGAAG GAGGCGCCCGCGGTCCCCCCAGGGCCCTCGTTGACCAGAAGTCGTCGGTCATTAAGCACAGTCCCACAGTCAAGAGAGAGTCCCCTTCTCCCCAGGGTCGTGCCAACAATACCAG TGAGAACCAGCAGTTCCTGAAGGAGGTGGTGCAGAGCGTGTTGGAGGGCCAAGGCGTGGGCTGGCTCAACATGAAGAAGGTGCGCCGCCTGCTGGAGAACGAGCAGCTACGCGTCTTCGTGCTGAGCAAGCTGAACCGGGCCGTCCAGTCAGAAGAAGATGTCAGGCAGGAGGTCATCCGTGATGTG GAGATTAGCAGGAAGGTGTACAAGGGCATGTTAGACATACTGAAGTGCACCGTTTCTAGTCTGGAACACTCGTACACCAATGCCGGGCTTGGAGGCATGGCCAGCGTCTTCGTTCTACTGGAAATAGCACGCACCCACTACCAAACCAAAG TAGACCCAGAGAAGCGCAAGCGGAGCCCCAGTGACTCTGCAAGCAGCCCGGGCAGCAAGGGGAGCCCATCTCCCCGCATGGAGGGCACCAAGCCCCCGGGGCTCCTTCCGGTTCCCCGTCTCCAACTGCCGCACCCCACCTCCGGGGGCAAAGGCACCCGCCACTTTGACACCCGGAGTCTGAACGAGGAGAATTTTATTGCCTCCATTG GAGCGGAGGGGGCTAAGAAACAGCACCCTGAGCTGACCGACATGGAGGAGAAGAAGTCCCAGATCAGTGCTGACAGTGGCCTCAGCATCACCTCCGGATCTCAG AAGAGTGACACAGAGTCTGTGACCAGCACTGAACCGCCAGTCCTTACCCGAAGCACCAGCCAGGACTCAGAGGCCAGCACAGTG ATAAGTAACAGCTCAGGGGAGACGCTGGGAGCTGACAGTGACTTGAGTAGCACCGCTGGAGAGGGCTTGGGTGGCAGGCAAGCCCCCCACCTCAACCTTTCCAGGGGAACACTGTCCGACAGCGAGATTGAGACCAACCCGGCCACCAGCTCAGTGTTT GGTAAGACCCAAAAGATGAAGTCTGGTGTGAAGGAGGCGAACGCTAAACTTGTGCCTGTCCTGGCTAAGGGGCCTCCCGCCCAGCCCTTGGAGGACATAAGCATGAGGATTTACCTGTGTGATGGCCTGCTGG GGCGCGACAAGAGCTCCATGTGGGACCAGCTGGAGGATGCTGCCATGGAAACCTTCTCTCTGA GTAAGGAGCGCTCTACACTGTGGGACCAGGTCCAGTTCTGGGAGGATGCTTACTTGGATGCTGTCATgttggagagggaggggatgggtaTGGACCAGGGACCTCAAGAGATGATTGACAG ATACTTGTCACTCGGGGACCACGACCGTAAGCGCCTGGAGGATGACGAGGACAGGCTGCTAGCTACTCTACTGCACAATATGATCGCCTACATGCTAATGGTTAAG GTGAGCAAGAATGACATCAGGAAGAAGGTGAGGCGTCTGATGGGGAAGTCCCACATCGGCCTCAGCCACAGCCAGGAGATCAATGAGTGTCTGGACAAACTGGCTAATTTG AATGGCCGCGAGCTGTCCATCAGACCTAGCGGAAGCCGTCACATCAAGAAGCAGACCTTTGTGGTGCATGCTGGGACAGACACCACGGGGGACATCTTCTTCATGGAG GTGTGTGACGACTGCATAGTCCTGCGCAGCAACATCGGCACAGTGTATGAGCGCTGGTGGTACGAGAAACTCATTAACATGACCTACTGTCCCAAGACCAAGGTGCTGTGTCTGTGGAGACGCAATGGCCAGGAAACTCAACTTAACAAGTTCTACACCAAGAAG TGTCGTGAATTGTATTACTGTGTGAAGGACAGCATGGAAAGGGCTGCTGCACGACAGCAGAGCATTAAACCAG GTCCAGAGCTGGGTGGAGAGTTCCCTGTGCAGGACATGAAGACGGGCGAGGGAGGACTGCTGCAAGTCACCCTGGAAGGCATCAACCTCAAATTCATGCACAGCCAG
- the LOC139411302 gene encoding MAP kinase-activating death domain protein-like isoform X4, protein MEKKKMCPRLLDYLVVVGARQPSTDTGSQTPQLLRRYPLEDHPDFPLSPDVVFFCQPEGCQSIRQRRVSLRDDASFVFALTDKDSGITRYGICVNFYRSFQRGGHRRDKAGSGGTAAQTAEATSEGSDGSGGCPTASTLPAPASADTTATSTPGTEPGPPGGEPNAGRSPRHKRSTAKMVNRNRDSTLTSLCMISHYPFFSTFRECLYILKRMVDCCSHRLTQRAGLPRGTQRDTMWRVFTGALLVEEKGSQLLADLREIESWVYRLLRSPVPVAGQRRVDVEVLPHEMQPSLTFALPDNSRFSMVDFPLHLPLELLGVDACLMVLSCILLEHKVVLQSRDYNALTMSVMAFVAMIYPLEYMFPVIPLLPTCMASAEQLLLAPTPYIIGVPASFFLYKSDFKMPDDIWLVDLDCNKVKAPTNAEHLPPLPEPESTELKKHLKQALASMSLNTQPILNLEKFQEGQELPLLPPGQNKASPSSTEFNPLIYGNDVDSVDVATRVAMVRFFNSPNVLQGFQMHTRTLRLFPRPVVAFQATSFLASRPRRSGFAEKLSHTQAVEYYGEWALNPTNLAFQRIHNNVYDPSLIGDKGKWYAHQLQPVFYRVYDSSSQLAEAMSGPLEDEANDSDPTDDSSDSEAGYDDSSSSYSSLGDLVNEMIKCDIQGDTPNLDPPTHAALGDASEVEFQDFQEFKGEGPLPQEKALPEGGDGPPEPPDGQALRSSSSTTASSSPSTIIQGVNNEQAEPVEMEALASAALQNPAPGLGVLPFSRPPPDAAPVGPANKKGEYDNPYFEPQYGFPAEEDPEAEDQEETYTPRFNQNLNGNKAQRLLRPSSLKLPGESDGEGDSRNSSPNSTISNNSSDGFGGLMSFASNLYKNHGTSFSLSNLSVPNKGGLREKAAGAGPFPNLKEYFNFDVEVDIEEDDSPTSSPGPDSPVFGLNSLMEIITEAGPGSGEGGARGPPRALVDQKSSVIKHSPTVKRESPSPQGRANNTSENQQFLKEVVQSVLEGQGVGWLNMKKVRRLLENEQLRVFVLSKLNRAVQSEEDVRQEVIRDVEISRKVYKGMLDILKCTVSSLEHSYTNAGLGGMASVFVLLEIARTHYQTKVDPEKRKRSPSDSASSPGSKGSPSPRMEGTKPPGLLPVPRLQLPHPTSGGKGTRHFDTRSLNEENFIASIELWSRHHEKDKQKAMEKQQRAEGAKKQHPELTDMEEKKSQISADSGLSITSGSQKSDTESVTSTEPPVLTRSTSQDSEASTISNSSGETLGADSDLSSTAGEGLGGRQAPHLNLSRGTLSDSEIETNPATSSVFGKTQKMKSGVKEANAKLVPVLAKGPPAQPLEDISMRIYLCDGLLGRDKSSMWDQLEDAAMETFSLSKERSTLWDQVQFWEDAYLDAVMLEREGMGMDQGPQEMIDRYLSLGDHDRKRLEDDEDRLLATLLHNMIAYMLMVKVSKNDIRKKVRRLMGKSHIGLSHSQEINECLDKLANLNGRELSIRPSGSRHIKKQTFVVHAGTDTTGDIFFMEVCDDCIVLRSNIGTVYERWWYEKLINMTYCPKTKVLCLWRRNGQETQLNKFYTKKCRELYYCVKDSMERAAARQQSIKPGPELGGEFPVQDMKTGEGGLLQVTLEGINLKFMHSQVFIELNHIKKCNTVKGVFVLEEFVPETKEVVIHKYKTPMAHQICYSVLCLFSYVAAVKGKEAEGKSKLLSPRPLPS, encoded by the exons ATGGAGAAAAAGAAAATGTGCCCCCGTCTGCTGGACTACCTGGTGGTGGTCGGAGCCAG GCAGCCCAGCACTGATACCGGGTCCCAGACCCCCCAGCTCCTTCGACGCTACCCGCTGGAGGACCACCCGGACTTCCCCCTGTCCCCGGATGTGGTCTTCTTCTGTCAGCCTGAGGGATGCCAGAGCATCCGGCAGCGCCGGGTCAGCCTGCGTGACGACGCCTCCTTCGTCTTCGCACTCACTGATAAAGACTCGGGCATCACGCGCTACGGCATCTGCGTCAACTTCTACCGCTCCTTCCAGCGTGGGGGGCACCGCCGTGACAAGGCAGGTAGTGGTGGAACGGCGGCACAGACAGCGGAAGCGACCAGCGAGGGTTCCGATGGCAGCGGTGGCTGCCCCACTGCCTCCACGTTGCCGGCACCTGCCAGTGCCGACACAACAGCCACGTCCACGCCAGGCACGGAGCCGGGACCGCCCGGTGGTGAGCCAAATGCCGGCAGGTCCCCTCGGCACAAACGCAGCACTGCCAAAATGGTCAATCGGAACCGCGACAGCACGCTGACCTCGCTGTGCATGATCAGCCACTACCCCTTCTTCTCCACCTTTAGGGAGTGCCTGTACATCCTCAAGAGAATGGTGGACTGCTGCAGCCACAGGTTGACCCAGCGCGCCGGCCTGCCACGCGGAACTCAGAG GGACACCATGTGGCGCGTGTTCACGGGGGCCCTGTTGGTTGAGGAGAAGGGCAGCCAGCTGCTGGCTGACCTGCGGGAGATCGAGTCCTGGGTCTACCGCCTCCTGCGCTCTCCGGTGCCCGTGGCGGGCCAACGGCGCGTAGATGTGGAGGTGCTGCCCCACGAGATGCAGCCGTCACTCACCTTTGCCCTGCCCGACAACTCTCGCTTCTCCATGGTGGACTTTCCCCTGCACCTGCCCCTGGAGTTGCTGGGTGTGGATGCCTGCCTCATGGTGCTCAGCTGCATCCTGCTGGAGCACAAG GTGGTCCTCCAGTCGCGGGACTACAATGCCCTGACCATGAGTGTCATGGCGTTTGTAGCCATGATCTACCCCCTGGAGTACATGTTCCCTGTCATTCCTCTACTGCCCACCTGCATGGCCTCCGCTGAACAG CTTCTCCTTGCCCCCACCCCTTACATCATAGGTGTGCCTGCCAGCTTCTTCCTCTACAAATCCGATTTCAAAATGCCCGACGACATTTGGCTCGTGGACCTGGACTGTAACAAG GTCAAAGCACCCACCAATGCAGAGCACCTACCCCCTCTTCCCGAGCCGGAATCCACAGAACTCAAGAAACACCTGAAACAG GCCCTGGCCAGCATGAGTCTCAACACCCAACCCATTCTGAACCTGGAGAAGTTCCAGGAGGGCCAGGAGTTACCCCTGCTCCCCCCCGGCCAGAACAAGGCGTCGCCCTCCTCCACCGAGTTCAACCCCCTCATCTACGGCAACGACGTGGACTCTGTGGATGTGGCCACCAG GGTTGCCATGGTGCGGTTCTTCAACTCCCCCAACGTGCTCCAGGGTTTCcagatgcacacacgcacgctgCGCCTTTTTCCCCGGCCTGTGGTGGCTTTCCAGGCCACGTCCTTCCTGGCCTCGCGGCCCCGCCGCTCAGGCTTCGCTGAGAAGCTGTCGCACACCCAGGCCGTGGAGTACTACGGCGAGTGGGCTCTCAACCCCACCAACCTGGCCTTTCAGAGGATCCACAACA ACGTGTATGACCCATCTTTGATCGGAGACAAGGGCAAGTGGTACGCCCACCAGCTGCAGCCGGTGTTCTACCGCGTGTACGACAGCAGCTCCCAGCTGGCCGAGGCCATGAGCGGACCCCTAGAGGATGAGGCTAATGACTCGGACCCCACAGAcgaca GCAGCGACAGCGAGGCTGGCTACGACGACTCCAGCTCTTCCTACTCGTCACTTGGAGACTTGGTGAACGAAATGATCAAATGTGACATCCAAGGGGACACGCCAA ACCTGGATCCCCCTACCCACGCTGCCCTGGGAGATGCCAGCGAAGTGGAGTTCCAGGACTTCCAGGAGTTCAAGGGAGAGGGTCCCCTCCCTCAAGAGAAGGCACTGCCCGAGGGGGGCGATGGACCTCCTGAACCTCCTGATGGACAAGCCCTCCGCTCGAGCTCCAGCACAACcgccagctccagccccagcacAATCATCCAGGGAGTCAACAAT GAGCAGGCAGAACCAGTGGAAATGGAGGCGTTGGCCAGTGCAGCTCTACAGAACCCTGCCCCGGGATTGGGCGTTCTGCCCTTCTCCAGACCTCCTCCAGACGCTGCCCCTGTGGGACCAGCCAATAAGAAGGGAGAGTACGACAACCCCTACTTTGAGCCTCAGTATGGCTTCCCTGCTGAGGAGGACCCTGAGGCAGAAGACCAAGAGGAGACGTACACGCCCCGGTTCAACCAGAACCTCAACGGCAACAA AGCCCAACGCCTCCTGAGGCCCAGCAGCCTAAAGCTGCCCGGAGAGTCGGACGGAGAGGGCGACTCCCGCAACAGTTCTCCAAATTCCACCATCTCCAACAACAGCAGCGATGGCTTTGGGGGCCTCATGTCCTTTGCTA GTAATCTGTACAAGAACCACGGCACCAGCTTCAGCCTCTCCAACCTGTCTGTACCCAATAAGGGGGGGCTGAGGGAGAAGGCCGCTGGGGCTGGGCCCTTCCCCAATCTCAAAG AATATTTTAATTTTGACGTAGAGGTCGACATTGAGGAAG ATGACAGCCCGACTAGTAGCCCTGGCCCAGACAGTCCGG TATTTGGACTAAATTCTCTAATGGAGATAATTACAGAGGCCGGCCCGGGGAGCGGAGAAG GAGGCGCCCGCGGTCCCCCCAGGGCCCTCGTTGACCAGAAGTCGTCGGTCATTAAGCACAGTCCCACAGTCAAGAGAGAGTCCCCTTCTCCCCAGGGTCGTGCCAACAATACCAG TGAGAACCAGCAGTTCCTGAAGGAGGTGGTGCAGAGCGTGTTGGAGGGCCAAGGCGTGGGCTGGCTCAACATGAAGAAGGTGCGCCGCCTGCTGGAGAACGAGCAGCTACGCGTCTTCGTGCTGAGCAAGCTGAACCGGGCCGTCCAGTCAGAAGAAGATGTCAGGCAGGAGGTCATCCGTGATGTG GAGATTAGCAGGAAGGTGTACAAGGGCATGTTAGACATACTGAAGTGCACCGTTTCTAGTCTGGAACACTCGTACACCAATGCCGGGCTTGGAGGCATGGCCAGCGTCTTCGTTCTACTGGAAATAGCACGCACCCACTACCAAACCAAAG TAGACCCAGAGAAGCGCAAGCGGAGCCCCAGTGACTCTGCAAGCAGCCCGGGCAGCAAGGGGAGCCCATCTCCCCGCATGGAGGGCACCAAGCCCCCGGGGCTCCTTCCGGTTCCCCGTCTCCAACTGCCGCACCCCACCTCCGGGGGCAAAGGCACCCGCCACTTTGACACCCGGAGTCTGAACGAGGAGAATTTTATTGCCTCCATTG AATTGTGGAGCAGGCACCATGAAAAGGATAAGCAAAAAGCTATGGAAAAACAACAGA GAGCGGAGGGGGCTAAGAAACAGCACCCTGAGCTGACCGACATGGAGGAGAAGAAGTCCCAGATCAGTGCTGACAGTGGCCTCAGCATCACCTCCGGATCTCAG AAGAGTGACACAGAGTCTGTGACCAGCACTGAACCGCCAGTCCTTACCCGAAGCACCAGCCAGGACTCAGAGGCCAGCACA ATAAGTAACAGCTCAGGGGAGACGCTGGGAGCTGACAGTGACTTGAGTAGCACCGCTGGAGAGGGCTTGGGTGGCAGGCAAGCCCCCCACCTCAACCTTTCCAGGGGAACACTGTCCGACAGCGAGATTGAGACCAACCCGGCCACCAGCTCAGTGTTT GGTAAGACCCAAAAGATGAAGTCTGGTGTGAAGGAGGCGAACGCTAAACTTGTGCCTGTCCTGGCTAAGGGGCCTCCCGCCCAGCCCTTGGAGGACATAAGCATGAGGATTTACCTGTGTGATGGCCTGCTGG GGCGCGACAAGAGCTCCATGTGGGACCAGCTGGAGGATGCTGCCATGGAAACCTTCTCTCTGA GTAAGGAGCGCTCTACACTGTGGGACCAGGTCCAGTTCTGGGAGGATGCTTACTTGGATGCTGTCATgttggagagggaggggatgggtaTGGACCAGGGACCTCAAGAGATGATTGACAG ATACTTGTCACTCGGGGACCACGACCGTAAGCGCCTGGAGGATGACGAGGACAGGCTGCTAGCTACTCTACTGCACAATATGATCGCCTACATGCTAATGGTTAAG GTGAGCAAGAATGACATCAGGAAGAAGGTGAGGCGTCTGATGGGGAAGTCCCACATCGGCCTCAGCCACAGCCAGGAGATCAATGAGTGTCTGGACAAACTGGCTAATTTG AATGGCCGCGAGCTGTCCATCAGACCTAGCGGAAGCCGTCACATCAAGAAGCAGACCTTTGTGGTGCATGCTGGGACAGACACCACGGGGGACATCTTCTTCATGGAG GTGTGTGACGACTGCATAGTCCTGCGCAGCAACATCGGCACAGTGTATGAGCGCTGGTGGTACGAGAAACTCATTAACATGACCTACTGTCCCAAGACCAAGGTGCTGTGTCTGTGGAGACGCAATGGCCAGGAAACTCAACTTAACAAGTTCTACACCAAGAAG TGTCGTGAATTGTATTACTGTGTGAAGGACAGCATGGAAAGGGCTGCTGCACGACAGCAGAGCATTAAACCAG GTCCAGAGCTGGGTGGAGAGTTCCCTGTGCAGGACATGAAGACGGGCGAGGGAGGACTGCTGCAAGTCACCCTGGAAGGCATCAACCTCAAATTCATGCACAGCCAG